ATCAACAGAGAAATCATATTGTAAGAACAGAGGTTTAATATGGCCAGTAATCTTCACACCCTCTATCTCCCACCTGCTGCGTAACATAAGAATATTCTTCATGGGGGAAGAATTTCCATTTATAGGTTTGAAGTGTGAAAATCACAGTTATTGCCCTATAATTGAGAGCAAAAGTGCCTGGCTGCAACACAACCTTCACTTTCATGTCCCATGCTTCTGCATCAGCACCAAACCTGCTGCCAGAATAACTGGGTCCACAGGGGTTGGGTCAGCCCCTGGAAAAATACTGAGCTGCCCTTTTCTACCATGCTTGCCCACACACTCCTACATGAAGCACAGCACAGAACCCACTACCCATGCAGGGACTGCAGAAGGCAAATCCTCAGGCAATTTTTTCAATCGGCAATTTGGCCCAGCTTAGCCAGCCTATTACTAAGCAGGATCTGGCCTGATATTCCCTAAACTGGATTGCTATTATCTCAAATGCTTTGATACTGAAGAAGGTATTGCAGGATCTGGGAGGTAAAGTGTAGACAATCACCAGCGTCCCTTCTCCAAAAACTCAGCGCATCATATGCTTCCCCATCACATGAGCCAAAGTAGGTCTGTCTTGCTTGTAATGAAAGCCTGAATTATCAGCTCCCTGATGACCCAGGCCTCCAGATTTCAACCACCTCTCCCTAAAGAACAGCAAGGTGTTGTTCCCATTGGTGCATGGGGAGAACATAACCAAACATTGTCAGTAAACCAGCTACATTTTACGAACAGAATGCCCATGAAAGTCAAAATGTTTTGCAGCAATATGTCTTTTAGGTGAAATCTTTATCTAAAAGCATCAGAGTTTTTATCATTTTGAcctaatgtttcattttaatctgACTACCATAGTATATTACCATATTGATATTACCCTGTTTACATCTCATGTAGGTGTATATGTAGTGAACATTATAAATGGTTGTATCATGTTGTTTCAGTGCTGTCATTTTTGCTTCAGCTAAAACCAAAATTCTGGTCTTATCAAAGAAGAACACGATGCTTTTGGATGCACCATTTACAGGGACATTTCAgcatttatgttttctgtttccagatgGAAGAATTGAAAATGCTAAAATGTTAAAATTCCCCCATTTCTAGTAAGTTTTGCTCTCAGGAGGTGAGTGAAGTGTCATATCCTGCAACAGAGTTGCCTCAGTGGGACAGGTGGGGCTCTGGATGCCTGCCAGGTGCATCCTGCCTCAGAAATAGAGGGGCCTGATAAACAGTAAGAGACACATGGTGGAAGACACTGGCTGGattcatttcttcccttcctctgtgACATCTAATTCCGTATACTATAGGGCCTTCTCTTACCCATAAGTAAGTAGTGAGTGTTACCAGAGGAGACCTTAACAATCAGATTTGCGTGGTCTTTCTCTAAAGTGAAATAGTGCTTCTCCTGGTCTCAAGGTGTCTCACAGGAGCATGACAAGGGTTTTCTTATCTATTTGTTCTGAAGATACCACAGGGAGGCTAGGCTATTTTGGTACCTGGTTTCATTTCTCTCTcactcactctcttttttttccttttagaaagcCAACTTTTTGACTGTTCCTAATAAGAAACTCAAAACTCCACACTCTTTAAACAAGTATCCATAGCCCTGGATTAGGAGAGAAGAGATCCCCCAGCAGCCTGGTAAGGCAGAAAACAACCTTCCCCAGCTCATACAAGGATAAACCACCTGCTGTGGGAGAAGCTGGCAGAAAGCTGACTCAGTTTGTTTGGAAAACAACACTTGCAAAGACCAAAACTGTGCAAACCTTTGCAGCTCAGTTTGAGCTTGCAAGGACCAAAGCTTTTCACCTACCAAAGCAGGAGACCAAATCTGAAGCTCCAAAGAAGCACCAAAGCattttcaggacaaaataaaagtCAGATGGCAGTGTAAAACACAATTTTAATGCTTGTTGTCATTGTAATAGCAACTTGCAAAATGATTTGCAAAGGCCTGTCTCATGCAGTATGCTTAACTGTGTGAACCAGCAGTTTGAGACCAAGAGAATGGTGCATTTCTTTCTGAAGCCATTGTGCCATCTGTCCTAAgtttcctctcttgtcctcctttGTGAGTTTTTTCCTTTGTGAGTCTTTCCCTCTggtgagggaagagagaaaatctgaaggTAAATAGGGAAAATGGACCAAAGCTGACAGAGAGCAATGACTGAGATTTATTTCAAATTCCGTGGAAACCTGACTGGCCGCGTCCACTTTCCAACTCTGGCTACAGAAGTAGACACAACAGCAGATAAATACTCCAGCCTGTACGTGTACGTGGGATTGTTCCTAACACTTCTGGCTATCCTTCTCATATTGCTTTTCTCCATGCTCTTGCGCCTGAAGCATGTTATTTCCCCAATCACCACATCTCCAGAGGGCACTGAGAACATCCAGCAGTTCACGGATGTGGAAATGCACAGCAGGATTCCTACCACTTAGAGACCCCAAAGCAAAGAGGGGTCTGTGCTTGTTAAACATGTTTTGTTTGGCAAAATGGTGGTGTAAAgaatctctgcctgcctatcgAGCCCTACAACTTACTGCACAACCAtcaacagcagcacagagcatcTGGAGAGTGTTATGCCACTCAGACTGACTGGCTGAGTCCCACTGACTGTTGACACTACAGGCAACATGTGCAACACCCTCAATAAAATTTACATTACAGAAATCTACTGCTATCAGGAAAGACTCATATCCCTCTAAAAGCCCTTGAAGAAAATGGTAAAAGCCACAATAATGACAGCCAATAACCCAAAGAAACACATTCCAGAATGTGTCCTGGAGCCTGTATTTGCTGACCTCTCTCTCTGCCCTTAAATTCCTTGCTTGTTAAAAGAGTTGAATCAACAAAGTTAAGTGGCGTAATCTGGAAGAGCCCACAGGGCACATACAGAAATTATCAGTGGTTTGGAAATTCTTAGGCATTTCTCTCATTCAAGAACTAAAACCttaacctgcttttttttccacttgaatgGCGATTTACACAATGAAGTTTCAGAAGTATAAGAATGTTTCATCACCTGCTGGAACTATTGGTTTCTGACATTAAAAACCATACAGTGAATAGTTGCATTCCAGATATCAGAAGAAGACAGGACCtttaaaagaggaaagcaaataaagataaaatttaacaaaggtttaaaataagaagaaagcatCAGCAGGAAATgagcagcaagagagaaaaaatgttaaaagacaTTTCTACCTCTCTTCCTTTGTTCTCCATTAGCTGAGCTGAATACCTTTCAGCCTTCCCAGTATCGCTCAGTAATTAAAATGCAGTGTAAAGTTTGTGAGTCAAATGGACACTGTTCTCCTAACAGACTCAAATTCATAATAACATTTTCTCTCATATCcatgttgggttttctttttcaaaagacagACCAGTTCTTCCaaagctttttcatttgttttctccaaagaaagctgaagaaatgcCAGGGCTTGGCACTGCAATAATGAATAGTGTGAACAGCTTTGGACATAGACTTGTAGGGAACATGCATATGGAAAGTAAACTCACTGAGCACTAAAAGATAGGACTGGATTCAAATATCCTGGCTGATCATTcagaacagtgagaaaaaaaatgtttacttaaaTTTATGAAACAACAATCTGATCCAATCCTCTTACCTATGAACGATGTACAGAGATAGACTTTGCTTCTGTGGATAGGAAAGATGGAATCAAATATGGCATATCATTTCAGGGAGAGCCACTGCCTCTTACAGAAAATCCTCAAGCGAGATTGTTTCAGCTACATTTCTAAAGGGCACAAATTTTACCCAGTTTATCCTCTGTATTACAGTCTAATTCTAGCGTAGTGATAAAATCCCTTGGTGCTTTTCACATTTATATACACTTATTTGCCAATTCTTTCTCCAAGGGCTTGGAAAGTTTAAACTCCCCATACAAAAACAGTGCTAAAATTAGAGATGACACTGACTCCATGGACTTGTGATAGTAACAAGAAACTGTTTCTCAAATGCTTTTGTGTACAACAGGTTCTTTATTTACCTTTAAAGGTCTGTATATGTGTGAGCTGTTTGGACTAGGAATATGGCTTTTACAGCTGatggagcggggtgggggggaagcagaatGACAAGTAATGGCCATACTGGATACAGCTGGTCCATGGGCAGGACTACTGTTTTCCTCACTGATGTATTTAGtataaagctattttaaaaatgcttctttatATTGAATAGCACCTTTTATACTCCATTAACCCCCATATAAGCAGGTAGCATGGTGACTGTGTAAGGGAATACAGCAAACAATACACACTCAGCAGTATCTCCCCATGCCATGCTTGGCTGTGTTTACCTGGAAAAGAAGGCAGGAGGCAGGTTGCCCTCAAGCTTTCTGCTATGGGGACAACACACAGATATCACCAGGCAGAACGGTGGCTTCACACCCCATCTAAAGATGGGCTCCTCAAGGAGTGCTACTCTCAGTGCTGCACAAGAGCCCAAATTCTGTGTGATGATTTGGACATTAATCCAACCAAGACAGGCAGCTACCAAGTCAGCCAGTGAcatttaaatttaacaaaaatcTATGCCGATCAAATTGGCTTGCTATGTGTCATTCATTCAGCCATCATGAGGCAGACCAGCCCAGGCTCAACATCTGGCTTGCACTGTACAGTCTCTCAGTTTTCTTGATGTGCCATTCAAAAGCTACAACTTACGGAGACCATAAATGTTCTAACATACTAAATCAGCAACTAAACCACCTCAGCCTTGCAGCACAACTATCTGTGGAAAAGCCTTATTTCCAAGAGGCTGCAGGACAGATTcaaatattaacataaaatatCAGACCTATTAGTGGAAAATGACAGTATCAGAATCCGAGTTGGGACCCAAATTCTGATTGCTTTGGTCTCAGATGAAAAACCCCTGAAGGTACGTGTCAAGActacatttctttccttcataCTAAAGAATGTTAATTCAGAAGTGTCTCACAACCCTTTAAAACTTATTCAGTAAATATGCTGTAAATAAAAGAACAATCACTTTATATATGATTACATTATATCACATTATATCTTTGGGCAGACTGGGTATTTCTATATAATACTGTCAAGGAAGGCAGCCCTATCTAACACAAAAATCACAAGTTTTCTAAAGCTTCATTTCACACAAAGTGTCTGTCCCACTTGATACATCTACAGTCCCAGAGGCACTCAGAGTGACCCATTTGTCTGTACAATGCCAGgaaattttaaagtcttttcccACTGCAAAACAGAAGAATGCCTTTCCCCCCTTTTGATTCTCATTTGTAATGTCCAAGCCCTGATGTCTCTGAGAAAAGAGAATGTTGGGGTGCATGGACCCGTGTTTGCTGAGTGGGCTTTAGTGGACTTTGGCATTCTTTGGCTATAAGGAGTGGTTATTGGAACTTCCGCGTGGATTTTCTGGATCTTGGAGAAGTGCAGGTGTCACATTCATacccttcccctccagcagccTGTTTCCTCCCCACTTGTCCATCTGCTACAGAAAATTGGgagtttttacaaaaataaagagaCATACTACTATCAGTGGTGAGTCATTGACTGCTCTGTACTATTTCCACGTGTGGATCTGAGAGACCAGCTCATATGCAGAAATAGGCTCAAGTAGTACCACTCCTTTCAAATTAATTGTTGGCCTCAGGGGGCATCCATGTAAGCAGAGCCCCTACCAGTCTGTGTAAGTATTACTTGAACCAGGACAGTTTGCTCCCCTCTTTACTCCCATCTTAGACATTGGAAACAAATATGACTAGTCAATTCATCACCTCCTCCATTCCTTACCTGCAGGGGAAGACAGCCACCAGCTGTTCTGAAGGAGCAGCAAAATGACTATGCATTGCCCTTCTTTGTGCGTGGGACTGTGCAGTCACAGTAAGCCTACAGTCATCAGAAAACCACCATTGCTCCCAAATCTCCCAGGGTATTTAGTCTAGGATGTGTCAGGACATGAGTATGGTGTAACTCCCTAAACCATATATATTCTACAGGATTTATGCTTGGGTAATCTCACCCACATGATATCCATCCACATCCATGAATTTTATGCACTAACAAACCCTAAAGTATTGAGCAGAAATGGTTGATATGTAGAATATGTTCCTTCTCTGTGTCAGAATATATAAACATAAATGTATATTTTCATATTCTCACAGGGCTGCAGAGAAGAACATAATTTTACAAACAGCATAACTCAGCAGAGGATCAACCTTGAAGTCCCTGAAGGACATTTTTTgattttacttgaaaaataaaaaatgtttgaaaccACAAAATTATGTGAAGTCACACATCCATTTAACTGTCAGCATTAATGAAAATTTACTTGTGTGCCTTGTCTTCACTAGGAAAAGAAATGTGTCCTTGCCCTTCAGTCACTAATGGGGTAACTACTTATGAGATAACATCCTAGTGCAGACAGACAGCTATAGCTTTAAAGCAGGTTAGCAGGTCAGCAAAGATGCAGACAACTCCTCTTGCTACTTACCCTCTGCTGACAGTAAATGCTACAAGTCAATTTATTTGCTACAGATTAGGTAGCAAGTTCAGTGAGATTGTGgaatgactgtattttttttcaaagaagataTATCTTTGTGGTGTGTCTGTACTTCAGCTTAATTCTGGTATAGACAAAGTTTATCCACAGTCCTGTTTATTCATGTGCCCTGCAAAAAATGTGCAGTCTTACAATGACATGCATGACTAAAAATTCAGATGCAGATATatctgaaaaggggaaaaatcccAAATGGTATTTTATTGGTACATGATCTGCCAATTTAGTTGTTGCcattttgataaaaaaataaatgtagagaTGGTGAAATCTGCTTGATAGATGCAGTGGGCTTAAAAAAGACGACTACACAGAATGTTAAGTAAAAACCATCCAAATACACAATTCTATAAACAAATTCTGAAGTTACAAGAGAAGATTTAAGACTACATCCTTGCGGATtggggaaaatattattttcagttactGTTCCTGACACAGATTTCACATTTGTTCACAAAAAGGAACTGCATGTTATACATTCCATCTACCAAAAGCCTAACCCCATAAAGCCCTCTGAGATCTTCACCATCCTCAGGCTTTTACAGAAGGCTGTCAAGTTCCAGCATGAATAAAAGCAGCCTTCAATTCCTGATGTTCATTCTGTGGGCACAGATATCAAGACAAAGCCTGAAAAATCACAATAAGTTGGTTCCTTGCACACTCACTCTCTAGAATGCAGTATGTGAAAATTTACTCCTCAGTTGTTTCATAAAAGAGAACAGTTAAAGTATCATCTAGAACAGCTGCTGTTATGTGTGAAAAATAATCCTAAACTGAATTTGAATTTTGATGGATTGGATTTTTCAGAGGTACTCTAGGATTTCTTCAgctgaaggcaaaaaaaatttGTGCAGCTGTAGGCAATGCTAAGTTGTGAAAGCAGATCTGCATACAAGACGGAAAGGTCTGTCCAGTTCATATGTAATTAATAAATAACCCACTCCTTGCACTCCCACCTGAATTTCATGTCTACGTAGACTTGTCAACTGGGAAACAAATTATGAATAATTCAGAAtaccttccccttccttccttctcctctagATTTATTAACCCGTTTTCAAAGTGTAATTTGATCAAGCTAATAGCCACAGACTTCCTAAACTGACTCTCTCTGCATTAATTCTGCCTTCATGGTCGTAGTCCTACTCTTACAGTCCCATTTAATAGCAATCGATTAAGATAAAACAGGCACCTGCAAGTCAAGTGACAGCTCAGCAACATTCCTTGATATTTGAAATCTGTTCTTCTCTGCAAACAAGAAATTTATCCTATTTAATCTGGGCTATTGTTCTGAAGCTGGTTCCTCTTCCAAGTCCTGAAACACTTGCACCACAATAGCTACTGGCTGATGTTTACTCATGTAGTTTTATGAAAAAACACATACCCACCAGCAATACTGAAGGATCAAATAGTACCTATCTGAGATACTTCTACGTACCCCACACATGTGAGCAAACATTAGGCAGACAAGCTTTTCCTTAAAATGCAGGGAGATTCAGAAGCCAAGTGGGCTTGGGCTACCTGTTAAACTGTGTGGGCAAGCAAGTGCTGAATTGGGGCACTCTCTACAGGACAACACAAACCCATGAGCTGGATTTTTGTGTATCACAGGCTTTGGCATCCTCCAGCAACTTCCCACTATCCTTCCTATGTCCCTTAAACATCTTCCCATATCAGAATCCTGTCTTTGGCCCAGAACTCAGAAGTGGGTGTTTCCAGTACAGTGGTGTACAGTGTGGCCAAGAGTGGATTTTTTAAGGCTATGTAAGCGTGTATTATTAGCTTGAAAGACACAAACCTGGATGCCACATCCTGAAGCAAAATTTACAAGGAAAATCTCCCCTTTACTCCTTATGCCTTAGCAATCCTAATTCAAACTAATTCATGTTCATAGTGGTTAATGTGCGGCACTTTTTATAATGTTACTCCATAATCTTTAGGTTACTAGGAACCTGTCCAAATAGCTGTGGCATGACTAGCACAAAATGCCCCAGGAAGCTCACATCTGGGCCACTGTGAGGTTGCTGCAATACATTCACTGGCAAATCTTACAGCTTGTCACAACAGAATCAAACTGATGTGgatttgctgtttttcacaaATTTTTCATGCTTCCACGGCTTGGAAAAGCTCTGAACAGCCCTTTCGGCACTGACTCTGTCAAGGTGTGGAGTCTAGGTGATAACACCACACTGGTTTGCGTTTACTTCACGTTTGCACCTAGTGGGGAAGAAATGTGACCTCTTGTTGTTGAATGCATCCaacaaaacagagagaggaaagagaggagcaTTCTGAATGTACCTGGTTCTGGCTAATGTGCTGAATTTCAAAGCTGTTTATTGTTATAGAGCATAACCAACACTGAAAGGGACAGCTGACAGATAACCACAGCATGGCAATATTCTCCATATGCACATCCACAAGCTACTCAGGAAGAAAGAAACCACTGGGATCAGAATGCTGAGGctgcttttcctttgtttgattttttcttGTAGCTATCTGTCAATTCACTACCCGACACACCATTGCCCCACTGTCCTGCTTACCTCCACGCTTACTCAGGCTGCTCAGCACCAACTTAGCTGGCATGAGGCTGAGTAATAACTTGCTGCAATTTGGGAGAGACATGCTGACAGACTGAGTATATACTTAGTCTGGGTGAGATTTTGTTCTATTTCTACATTTCCAATGAATTTTTCCTGGCTTAGAGTTCTTAAAACATCTCCAAATGGATACTACTTTAGTGGAAATTCAGTGTCTTCAGTGCCCACGCTGGACAAAGAGTAACAATTTGATTAGGAAGAGCTTATCATGCTTTGAGGTAGTGAGATAGACCAGACACCATCTTGAAGGCCTCTCTCTGAAAAGCTGCCTTCCATATCCAAAGCAAGTCACAGTTCAGACATAACGCTTGTAGACAACACCTTTAAATTTGATATCACTTGTGCCACTTAAAGGCTAGAATAAGCCTTTACATTTTATGAATACTGATTAGTTCAGCATCGttgcctctttttttctcctgctgaggAAACTTGAGATCACAGGAATTACTCTCACCTCAAGAGCAGGGGACAGAGTAAGATACTTGCAATTAAAACTTTAGGTCAGAGTGTCCAGTTTATGCAGGCACACAAGTATCCATGACACGGAGAATACTAATCCATACAACAGGCATGCAAGGCAAAGGAAGGTCTGTTGTGGGTAGACGTGTGATCGTAGCTTTCTACTACTGTTTGTTTTACTCATGATCCAGCTCTGAATCCAAGAACAGGCAGAAGAGCCACGCAGGAAATCACAGGAATGAGAGTATTTTTATAAGTATATGCACATTTTTATAAGTATAACCTGCTTTGAAAAAGTCCCTTTCAACAAGCAGTTCCTTGCATTGAGGTCAGACACAGCAAATGCAGCTGAGCTATATCCAGTTTGTCTCTGCACGTTCCATGTGCTTCTCCTTCCATTTACCTCTGCATATCACTGTGTCAACCACTTAAGAAAGAACACAGGAGATTGATGGCAAGAAATTATCTAactaaaataattacattcttAACTTACATTCTCTTTGAACGTAATTTAAAGGtaaaatgaggagaaaacaacCAACTTCCCCTGGACTGTTATCACATGGTTTGACTTCAGTGTTACTGAGGCAGGAAGACCTGTGAGTTGCtaggttttgtgtgttttctggAGATTTTGTCTTTGTGGGTGTATAAATTCTCTCAGTTGTTTCCTTCAAGGAAACACAAACACAGCAAACATCTCCATGGTCAGCAAGCAGTGAGAGCTGTTGTCTGTCTCTCAGGTGATTAGATCCAGCTATACCAGGTTTTCACTTCCCAAGGTATCATCTTTCAGCAGTAATcataatttggttttggtttttttagtagaccaatctgtaaataaatgcaaCACGCAGTCCTCCTCTTGGGAAGGCTGTTTATTCTTTCTTATGAGGCTCAGAGATCTTTCATTCAGTGTTCTAAAGTATGTGAGACCATTCCACTGAATGAAAATGAGAGTTTGGACTCAATTTCACCAGACAGATGGGAAGGCATTTTTTAGGCAATTTTAATGTTAAACACTGCCTCTTTATTTAATACTGCAGGTATAAAACTCATAATAGAACATCAGGCAAAATAAACTATTGCGTAGTGATACATGTATGTGTGGTTATCTCATCCCCAAGTGACTGTAGCCTATTCTTTGTCATTTTCATCTACAGCCATCCTCTGTTGTGCTGAAGAAGCCTTGCAGATCTTCTCTCTGCCATTCAGCAGTCTTTTGAACAACCCTCAGTAGAGCTTTGCAGCTTAATTAACTATCTCAGGTTTGCAGAAATCCAATCAAATCAATGTTGGAACTTGGTCTGAAGAATAGGAGTGGGAGTGAGGAAATAAGAGGTTTTTCCCTTTTCAATCACAGGCAACCCATTTCATGATATAACATGCCTGGTGACAGAAACTACAATACACAAAGCTAACTGCATGTCTGAGTAGTCTGGGTACCCATGCTGGTTTGGAGTGTCTCAGAACTTCTTAGGAGTATAGTAGAACTTGTTTTCAGCTATTTTCTTCCCAAGTCTCTCTAGTCCAACATTATTCCTTGAGTATATGTCAATAAATCTATCAGCTCTCAACTGACAGTAAGGCTTTTAGGCATAGATCAGTCATTATATTTAGTACGAGCTACAGGCTACTTCACATTCCCTCTGTCTCCCAGGGTAGTCCTTcatctttttctggtttttttttttttttttctgtggtaagTAGCTGGCACAGGCTCTCTCTGGCTCTCTTTATCTATTGAGAAATGTATTATAATTAGAGTTCTTTAAGATTTTTAGCATTTCTAGAGGGAATTAGTTCTTTACAGAAGAAGGGTTTTCTCCATTGTGGGATTCATACCATAATTAGACAAAATGATGGGCTAAGTCCCAGTGGAAAAAATGCACTGTAATTGGTGTTCATTTTTATTGCATAAACCCATGGAGATCATGCTGATTCCTCCTATTGCAGCCACTTCTGAAGCACAGTGTTCAATTTAAAACTGATGTATCATTATTATTTAGTGCTCACAAGTATCCTCAAGACCTTATCCATCTAAGAAGTTTAACATGAACCTTCTTCCTCTGAGAAAAATAAAGTGCCCAAAGAAAATTTAAGATCAGTGGCATCTGTGTTGCCTACTCTCAGAAGCAACAGATTACAGCCAGCCATGCCTTTCCTCATGTTCCTTGTTTAGGAATCCTTGAACTCAAGTCAGAAAAGAAACACTTGGCACGGCACAAATCATTTCTGTATGTCAAAGTAAGacacacaaaataatttcttccagcCTACACAGTACATATGCCAAGAAAATAGCTGACTACAATCATAGAACAGAGGTACCAACCACCAAAGTCAGATCTCATTGAGTACAAACAATATGTGGCCAGACtttgtggaaaataaataaaaatatttaaatggttTATTGCATCTAACAAATCATTAATGAGGATGGTATTATTAAGAATTAACCAAATATTTGTAATTagtttttagattaaaaatacCAGTCTTGCAAATTTTTGCTATTACCTTGCTGATTTCAGAAATCCAGGATGCTCACAACTAAGCCAAGCAGTTAAATTCACCTCAaccacaaatgtatttttatgaagGAACAAAACAGTACTCCATGTATATGCAACTCTTCTGGCTAATTAGCACCTTGGGG
The window above is part of the Strix aluco isolate bStrAlu1 chromosome 10, bStrAlu1.hap1, whole genome shotgun sequence genome. Proteins encoded here:
- the SERTM2 gene encoding serine-rich and transmembrane domain-containing 2; the encoded protein is MTEIYFKFRGNLTGRVHFPTLATEVDTTADKYSSLYVYVGLFLTLLAILLILLFSMLLRLKHVISPITTSPEGTENIQQFTDVEMHSRIPTT